A stretch of DNA from Bacteroidales bacterium:
TGTATGATGTTGCAGATTATCCGGTAAGTGAACACTATTTGTCAGGTGTAAGTTCATGGGTTGATTCGGTCAACGTGGTATCCAGATGGCTCAATGCGGTAAATGTAAATGCACAACTGTGGCAGATTGACGCAATCCGGCAATTGCCTTTTGTAAAAAGTGTGGAACCCGAAATATTGCAATTGCTTATAACCGCTGAAAACCCCGGCAAACATCAGCGCCCAAACTCAACAGAAATAAAGCTTGAAAGGATTCAAGCCCATACCGCTCATTTTCAGGGAAATTATTTTACTGATCATGGAATAGATGGCAGCAACATACGCATTGCCATATTCGACACTGGTTTTCCCAGGGTGGATTCACACAACGCATTCCAGCATATTAATAATGATGGGCGAATAAAGGCCATATGGGATTTTGTTAGTAAAAGCCCGGATGTGTACCGGAAAAATGCACATGGCACCATGGTCATGAGTTTAATTGGGGGCATGTACGGCAGTATTCCTATGGGTTTAGCTCCTGGTGCTGAATTTATTTTGGCCCGAACCGAAACTTGGACTGAGCCCTATGTTGAGGAAAAATACTGGCTGGCCGCTGCAGAGTGGGCCGACCAACTGGGTGCTGATATCATAAGTTCATCGTTGGGCTACAGCTATCATCGCTATTTTCCTGAACAAATGGATGGAAAATCATCGTTGGTGGCATTTGCTGCTGATATGGCGGTTCAAAAAGGAATAGTGGTAGTAAATGCAGCCGGAAATGATGGTAGCCGGAAATCATGGGAAATTATAATAAGCCCTGCTGATACTGATGGCGTGTTATCGATAGGAGCATTGGATTACCCCTCATTGTTACGGTCGTCGTATTCTTCAAAAGGGCCAAGCGCTGACGGGCGGCTCAAGCCTGAGCTATCTGCCCTCGGTAGCGTTTTTGTTGCCACAACCAACGGTTTTGGATTCCGTTCAGGAACTTCGTTCGCCTGTCCGTTGGTGTCGGGCTTTGCAGCTTGTGTTATGCAATTACACCCCGATTGGACCAACCTGCAGGTGCTCGAAGCCATGCAGCAAAGCGCATCGCTCTATCCGTATTACGATTATTCGCATGGTTATGGAACGCCCCAGGCAAGCTGGTTTTTTTCCGATCCAGCTGATACAGTTCAGCCCACATTTGATTTTGTTGCTGATAGTGGCCAGGTTAAAATACTTGTCAGGCTATCGGAAACTGAAATATTTGAAAGTATCCTGAAAAAACCGTATGTGTTTTATCACATCCGCGATGCGCAGGGAAAGATTGAAGAATATCATGTTGCCGCAATTAAGAAGCGGGAAGTGCTAAGCTTTGATAAAACTAAATTTCGCACCGGGCAACAGATGTTTGTTCATATTGCGGGTTACACTTCTTCATGGAAATTTTAAATTGAACTGATCGCATGATGCAGAAGGTTTTACTTTTTATTTTAATTCTTATCTTGTCCGAACCACTAAAAGGGCAGCAGCTTGTTATTTCTGAAAACCTGAAAGCTGATACCATCATTCCGGCTTTTGGAGCAAACCGGAAACATTTTGGCCATATTTTTTTTGGATTGCATCACATTGCCGGAGAGCCAGAATTAAATACTGATAACTTGAGCGACTGGAGTTCATGGGCTTTTGAG
This window harbors:
- a CDS encoding S8 family serine peptidase, with the translated sequence MIKSIILFFAFQLFLPGINIGQDYNFPEPREPVQSWWVYFTDKDSVIFDPYLFFDPKAIGRRLRHNQDLYDVADYPVSEHYLSGVSSWVDSVNVVSRWLNAVNVNAQLWQIDAIRQLPFVKSVEPEILQLLITAENPGKHQRPNSTEIKLERIQAHTAHFQGNYFTDHGIDGSNIRIAIFDTGFPRVDSHNAFQHINNDGRIKAIWDFVSKSPDVYRKNAHGTMVMSLIGGMYGSIPMGLAPGAEFILARTETWTEPYVEEKYWLAAAEWADQLGADIISSSLGYSYHRYFPEQMDGKSSLVAFAADMAVQKGIVVVNAAGNDGSRKSWEIIISPADTDGVLSIGALDYPSLLRSSYSSKGPSADGRLKPELSALGSVFVATTNGFGFRSGTSFACPLVSGFAACVMQLHPDWTNLQVLEAMQQSASLYPYYDYSHGYGTPQASWFFSDPADTVQPTFDFVADSGQVKILVRLSETEIFESILKKPYVFYHIRDAQGKIEEYHVAAIKKREVLSFDKTKFRTGQQMFVHIAGYTSSWKF